One region of Ornithorhynchus anatinus isolate Pmale09 chromosome X5, mOrnAna1.pri.v4, whole genome shotgun sequence genomic DNA includes:
- the MDC1 gene encoding mediator of DNA damage checkpoint protein 1 isoform X2 gives MTPKWWTGGLEKRRSEDPTAPRRGSATSPWGGFISSAASMDPRKIVSPMAESDSVSIVFYPPQCLAFDFLLSPGENVVGRVAGCAVTLPFPSISKRHAVIEAPGRGLPAVLRDCGSLNRTRLLRPSTLLQPGRAYRLRDRDLLLFADLPCQYHRLPPARGTLSVEETPRPPPARGALSVEETPQPRARRADLAESQAAPLAEDSEEEDAEEAGRGDPPRNGTVGIAATASISPSTTVVPDSEEEGEALASAHPAPIPTLLLDSDTDEEEWGAAVAPGGHPRAAVARGGSPGEAVAGGRVPPAGDDSDTDVDGEGVPPTPAQGEQSHAPGADDSDTDVGEEEEEDGRDAEERGPVAAATGTPLRTSQAAGARDGDTEAGEEEEDEERDPAAATTGTPLERSHAPVVGDSDTDMEEEAGEGRGPATTTGTPPEKSQASAEGKRDTDVVEEERGPVAATTRTPLEKSQAPVAGDSDTDMEVEAGERGPVVAATETPLEKSQAPEAGHRDTDVEGEEERGPAAATTGTPLRTSQASGARDGDTEVDEEEEKSSLAASTTGMPLNKSQAPVVGDSDTDGEESGEERGPAVATVGTPLEKSQASTEGNRDTDAVEEERGPVAATTRTLLEKSQGPVGGDSDTDMEEEAGERGPAVATTGTPLEKIQASVAGDGATDVEEEEGAGEKKGPAASATGTYLEKSQAAAEGEDDTDVEEEGVVPTVALGKIGPPGPAPPGQGRDPEADEGAPAGGQGPGPAGDSRPREEEGGRTVGRPGAHPAAETPSREGQACGVPAGDAAGDAGSPLPPRSEGAWGPGPEPDSAPEPEQEEEEGRADSCDDTSHLALQATQCFVGESEGDSSSAADRSLEEESTQTFLFTPPLARLSVPRPLPYGQSTPSLGVCWEEEEEILATQPFCPGGPGGQSEVSETQPIAFYLAACGTQTSWPRAASGKRLSQEVLTQSPGRITETQSPGKGPEAQSPDRVPETQSPGRITETQSPGKGTEAQSPGRIPETQSPGRITQTQSPGRITETQSPGRITETQSPEKGPETQSPGRITQTQSSGKGLEAQSPSRIPETQSHGRIPETQSPGGITKTQSPERDPETQSPERGPETQGPERGSETQNPERGPETQRPSRIPETQSAERAPEAQSPARGSERQSPDTERPGKGSETQSPERGSETHRAKRGPETQSPGRGPETQNPNRGPETQTPARTPETQSLARGPERQSPEIQSARSGSETQRAERNPERQSLERRPETESLARGPGRQSLEIQNPEKESESQKPEAGGQVWVSERPEVLGKATLERVAHSQTLKAELERPTPQVACFETPGQGAQPEGWMPEMEPLGQEALPDGPSDPEARSQGSPPAPKGVRSHHRPAAPTSGRSHRDRVKPESLPSSESPAVGEEHGTSHPAPTEPKAATPSLESAAGPRVPAVPKRQVLVAPPVDRDQPSPAPGPAGPQDSAPRTRRNQRRGMARAPEVSQSPLPPDGAPQASLGRSPGSAGPPLTARSQPEAPPEPSPTPEPGTTPEPVPQARRSRRRAALGAPPPSEPTVGPDPDPRTKWRRGTAGAAPAPEPEASVPHKPSRPSRTRQRGGAAAGSETLVASETEPPASTEPPTPPDPGTRREAGTVSEPCPPAKRRRGAAGGPPLSESPPSEPRTVPEAPARAKRKRGAAGSSSEPEPPTPAEPRASPAPRSTRSRSRGAAGNLESPPAPRSEAQAARSRKRPPPPEAEPPKRSRRGGAGPRGAPESDGPPTDVPRLREEEVYPQSPVGTPGPRSGPAAGTDLTPTGSRRSLRKTQKPEKPRVLFTGVVDPQGEQAVQALGGQLVGSVADATHLVTDRIRRTVKFLCALGRGLPIVDRSWLHQSRQAGRFLPPDDFAVDDPEQELNFGFSLREALSRARSRAMLQGYEIHVTPGVQPPPPQMREIIACCGGTVLAQMPRSFKPRRLVISCPQDLGRCCPAARAGLPLLSAEFLLTGVLRQETQPQPFALPPPP, from the exons ATGACACCCAAGTGGTGGACTGGGGGTCTGGAGAAGAGGAGGTCGGAGGACCCCACGGCCCCGCGGAGGGGCTCGGCGACGAGCCCGTGGGGCGGCTTCATCTCTTCAGCAGCGTCCATGGACCCGAGAAAG attgtgagccccatggcagaGAGTGACTCTGTTTCGATCGTCTTTTATCCGCCACAGTGCTTGGCCTTTG atTTCCTCCTGTCCCCGGGGGAGAACGTGGTGGGCCGCGTGGCCGGCTGCGCCGTGACCCTGCCCTTCCCGTCCATCTCCAAACGGCACGCGGTCATcgaggccccgggccgggggctcccggcCGTGCTGCGTGACTGCGGCAGCCTGAACCGCACCCGCCTCCTGCGGCCCTCCACGCTCCTGCAGCCCGGCCGCGCTTACCGCCTGCGCGACCGGGACCTGCTGCTCTTCGCCGACCTGCCCTGTCAGTACCAccggctgcccccggcccgcgggACCCTGAGCGTGGAAGAGACTCCCCGGCCACCTCCGGCCCGTGGGGCCCTGAGCGTGGAGGAGAcgccccagccccgggcccgcaGGGCCGACCTGGCTGAGTCCCAGGCTGCCCCGCTGGCCGAGGactcggaggaggaggatgcgGAAGAGGCCGGCCGGGGAG ATCCACCCCGAAACGGCACTGTTGGGATCGCGGCGACAGCCTCCATCTCGCCATCCACGACCGTGGTCCCGGACAG cgaggaagaaggggaggctcTGGCCTCCGCCCATCCTGCTCCGATCCCCACGTTACTGCTGGACAGCGACACCGATGAAGAGGAGTGGGGCGCCGCCGTGGCTCCAGGGGGGCACCCCCGGGCAGCGGTGGCACGAGGCGGGAGCCCCGGAGAAGCAGTGGCGGGGGGCCGAGTCCCCCCGGCCGGAGACGACAGTGACACAGACGTGGACGGGGAGGGcgtccccccaaccccggcccaggGGGAGCAGAGTCATGCCCCCGGGGCGGACGACAGCGACACGGAcgtcggggaagaggaggaggaggacgggcggGACGCGGAGGAGAGGGGCCCAGTGGCGGCCGCCACCGGGACACCCTTGAGGACAAGCcaggccgccggggcccgggacggAGATACAGAagcaggcgaggaggaggaagatgaggagagggatcCAGCAGCGGCCACCACTGGGACTCCCTTGGAGAGGAGCCACGCCCCAGTTGTGGGAGACAGCGATACCGacatggaggaggaggcgggggaggggaggggcccagcGACCACCACCGGTACACCGCCGGAGAAGAGCCAGGCCTctgcagaagggaagagagataccgacgtggtggaggaggagagaggcccgGTGGCCGCCACCACCAGGACGCCCTTGGAGAAGAGCCAGGCCCCCGTGGCGGGGGACAGCGACACAGACATGGAGGtagaggccggggagaggggcccaGTGGTGGCCGCCACTGAGACCCCCTTGGAGAAGAGCCAGGCCCCCGAGGCGGGCCACAGAGATACGgacgtggagggggaggaggagaggggcccaGCGGCGGCCACCACCGGGACGCCCTTGAGGACAAGCCAAGCCTCCGGGGCCCGGGACGgagatacagaggtggatgaggaggaggagaagagtagtCTGGCGGCCTCCACCACCGGGATGCCCCTGAACAAGAGCCAGGCCCCCGTGGTTGGGGACAGCGACACAGATGGGGAGgagtcgggggaggagaggggcccagCAGTAGCCACCGTCGGAACACCCTTGGAGAAGAGCCAGGCCTCTACAGAAGGGAACAGAGATACCGAcgcggtggaggaggagagaggcccgGTGGCCGCCACCACCAGGACGCTCTTGGAGAAGAGCCAGGGCCCCGTGGGGGGGGACAGCGACACAGACATGGAGGaagaggccggggagaggggcccaGCGGTGGCCACCACTGGGACCCCCTTGGAGAAGATCCAGGCCTCCGTGGCGGGGGACGGAGCTAcagatgtggaggaggaagaaggggcgggggagaagaagggCCCAGCGGCATCCGCCACAGGGACCTACTTGGAGAAGAGCCAGGCAGCCGCAGAGGGTGAGGACGATACagacgtggaggaggagggcgtggTCCCGACAGTGGCCCTGGGGAAGATCGGCCCCCCTGGTCCTGCCcctccagggcagggcagggatcctgaGGCAGATGAGGGTGCTCCCGCaggcgggcaggggccggggccagcGGGGGACAGCCggcccagagaggaggagggcgggagaaCGGTGGGGAGACCGGGGGCTCATCCTGCTGCGGAGACCCCGTCCCGGGAAGGCCAAGCCTGTGGGGTTCCAGCCGGAGATGCCGCTGGGGACGCCGGGTCTCCGTTGCCCCCTCGGTCGGAGGGAGCCTGGGGCCCAGGGCCCGAGCCTGACAGCGCACCGGAgccggagcaggaggaggaggaaggcagggccGACTCCTGCGATG ACACGTCCCACCTGGCCCTGCAGGCCACACAGTGCTTTGTGGGAGAGAGCGAGGGGGACAGCAGCTCCGCCG CCGACCGGAGCCTGGAAGAAGAGTCCACTCAGACCTTTCTCTTCACCCCACCCCTGGCCCGGCTCTCagtgccccgccccctcccctacgGCCAAAGCACCCCAAGCCTGG GTGTctgctgggaagaggaggaggaaatcctGGCCACGCAGCCCTTCTGCCCCGGGGGACCAGGTGGCCAATCAGAGGTGTCTGAGACCCAACCCATTGCCTTCTACTTGGCAGCCTGTGGCACCCAGACTTCCTGGCCCCGAGCGGCCTCTGGAAAGAGGCTGAGCCAGGAGGTGCTAACACAGAGCCCCGGTAGGATCACAGAGACGCAGAGCCCTGGGAAAGGACCAGAGGCACAGAGCCCCGATAGGGTCCCAGAGACACAAAGCCCCGGTAGGATCACAGAGACGCAGAGCCCTGGGaaaggaacagaagcacagagccCCGGTAGGATCCCAGAGACGCAGAGCCCCGGTAGGATCACACAGACACAGAGCCCCGGTAGGATCACAGAGACGCAGAGCCCCGGTAGGATCACAGAGACGCAGAGCCCCGAAAAGGGACCAGAGACGCAGAGCCCCGGTAGGATCACACAGACACAGAGCTCTGGGAAAGGACTAGAGGCACAGAGCCCCAGTAGGATCCCAGAAACACAGAGCCACGGTAGGATCCCAGAGACACAGAGCCCTGGTGGAATCACCAAGACACAGAGCCCTGAAAGAGACCCAGAGACCCAGAGCCCCGAGCGGGGGCCAGAGACACAGGGTCCTGAGAGAGGATCAGAGACACAGAACCCCGAAAGGGGACCAGAAACCCAGAGGCCCAGTAGGATTCCAGAGACACAGAGTGCTGAGAGGGCACCAGAGGCACAGAGCCCTGCTAGGGGATCAGAGAGACAAAGTCCAGACACAGAGAGACCCGGGAAGGGTTCAGAGACACAGAGCCCCGAGAGGGGGTCAGAGACACACAGAGCTAAGAGGGGACCAGAGACACAGAGCcctgggagaggaccagagaCACAGAACCCCAACAGGGGACCTGAAACCCAGACCCCTGCTAGGACCCCAGAAACACAGAGCCTAGCGAGGGGGCCAGAGAGACAAAGCCCAGAGATACAGAGTGCCAGGAGCgggtcagagacacagagagccgAAAGGAACCCAGAGAGACAGAGCCTGGAGAGGAGGCCAGAGACAGAGAGCCTAGCTAGGGGACCAGGGAGACAGAGCCTAGAGATACAGAACCCTGAGAAGGAGTCAGAGAGCCAGAAaccggaggcagggggacaggtctgggtgtcagagaggCCGGAGGTCCTGGGGAAGGCAACCCTGGAGAGGGTGGCACACAGCCAGACTCTAAAGGCTGAGTTGGAGAGACCGACGCCACAGGTGGCGTGCTTCGAGACCCCCGGGCAGGGTGCCCAACCGGAGGGGTGGATGCCAGAGATGGAGCCTCTGGGCCAGGAGGCCCTGCCGGATGGCCCCTCGGACCCAGAGGCCAGGAGCCAGGGGTCGCCACCCGCCCCCAAGGGGGTCCGATCCCACCACCGGCCGGCAGCCCCGACCAGCGGCCGGAGCCACAGGG acCGTGTGAAGCCAGAGAGCCTGCCCTCCAGCGAGAGCCCAGCG GTTGGCGAAGAGCACGGCACCTCACACCCAGCCCCCACAGAGCCCAAAGCTGCTACTCCTTCTCTGGAGTCTGCTGCTGGACCCAGGGTCCCCGCCGTCCCGAAACGCCAGGTGCTGGTGGCTCCCCCAGTCGACCGAGACCAGCCCAGCCCTGCTCCGGGCCCAGCTGGCCCCCAGGACTCTGCTCCCAGGACCAGGCGGAACCAGAGGCGAGGGATGGCGAGAGCACCTGAAGTCTCCCAGAGCCCTCTGCCCCCGGATGGCGCTCCGCAGGCCTCCCTCGGCCGGAGCCCGGGATCCGCAGGGCCGCCCCTGACCGCGCGGTCCCAGCCGGAGGCCCCTCCGGAGCCGAgcccgacccccgagcccggaaCCACTCCAGAGCCCGTCCCTCAggccaggaggagcaggaggagggccgCCCTGGGGGCCCCTCCGCCTTCAGAGCCCACAGTTGGGCCGGATCCCGACCCCCGGACCAAATGGAGACGGGGCACCGCGGGGGCAGCCCCGGCCCCAGAGCCCGAAGCCTCTGTCCCGCACAAGCCGAGCCGTCCCTCCCGAACCCGACAGAGAGgtggggcggcggcggggtcaGAGACCCTCGTGGCCTCGGAGACTGAACCCCCAGCTTCAACCGAGCCTCCGACTCCTCCGGATCCCGGCACCCGGCGAGAGGCCGGAACCGTGTCGGAACCCTGTCCCCCAGCCAAacggaggcggggggcggccgggggtcccCCGCTGTCAGAATCGCCACCTTCTGAGCCCAGAACTGTCCCAGAAGCCCCCGCCCGGGCCAAGCGAAAGAGGGGGGCGGCCGGGTCCTCCTCAGAacctgagccccccacccccgctgagCCTAGAGCCTCCCCCGCGCCCCGCTCTACACGGAGTCGGAGCAGAGGGGCGGCCGGGAACCTGGAGTCCCCTCCGGCGCCCCGGTCTGAAGCCCAGGCCGCCCGGAGCCGtaagcggcccccgccccctgagGCGGAGCCCCCGAAGAGGTCACgcaggggaggggccggcccccggggagccccAGAATCGGATGGCCCGCCCACAGATGTGCCGAGACTCCGAGAAGAAGAG gtcTACCCGCAGTCTCCTGTGGGGACCCCCGGACCGAGGAGTGGCCCCGCGGCCGGGACGGACCTCACCCCGACTGGAAGCCGACGGAGCCTCAGGAAGACCCAGAAACCCGAGAAGCCCAGG gttCTCTTCACCGGCGTGGTGGACCCTCAGGGGGAGCAGGCGGTCCAGGCCCTGGGCGGGCAGCTGGTGGGCTCGGTGGCGGACGCCACCCACCTGGTGACCGACCGCATCCGCCGGACCGTCAAGTTCCTGTGCGCCCTGGGCCGGGGGCTCCCCATCGTGGATCGGAGCTGGCTGCACCAG tcACGCCAGGCCGGCCGCTTCCTGCCCCCGGACGACTTCGCCGTGGATGACCCAGAGCAGGAGCTCAATTTCGGATTCAGCCTTCGGGAGGCCCTGagccgggcccggagccgggcgATGCTTCAG GGCTACGAGATCCACGTGACCCCAGGggtgcagcccccgcccccccagatgcGGGAGATCATCGCCTGCTGCGGTGGCACCGTCTTAGCCCAGATGCCACGGTCCTTTAAG CCTCGCCGGCTGGTCATCTCCTGCCCGCAGGACCTGGGGCGCTGCTGCCCCGCGGCCCGGGCCGGGCTTCCCCTGCTCTCCGCGGAGTTCCTGCTCACCGGGGTCCTGCGCCAGGAGACACAGCCccagccctttgccctgcccccgCCGCCTTGA